The Nostoc sp. 'Peltigera membranacea cyanobiont' N6 genome contains the following window.
CCCCATTCATAAAGCAGACCAAAATCAGAGTCAAACTCTTTTGGCAGTAAGCGCCCTGGATACCAAGTTTTTAGAGGTTTTTCGAGTAATGCTAAAAGACCAGTTAGAGTCCGTGGGTATGTTACAGCAGTTAACTCTAGAGCTAGTTTATTAAGAGCATGACGGAGCAGTTCAGGATATGGATATCTGCCATCTCGACGGACAAACTCTGCTAAACCAATGATGAGATTATCAAATTCATTACTTCCCATTGAAGGTAATCCTTCATTTAGAGGATTTTTTTAACAGCACGAACTTTTTCGAGCGTGATACATTTGTTTCATAAACCGTACAGTATTATTTATTTTGTGTCAACTAAGAACAGTTTTATTCTTTTGTGAGACAGGAGCAAAGGAATGGGAAGTTATCTAGATATAGAACGGTTAGCAAGCCTAGTCCGCAAAAAACGCGGCAGCAGAGGACTGCGCGAAACATCGGCGGAGATTGGTAATGTTAGTCCATCCACTCTTTCACGAGTGGAAAGTGGCAAAATGCCGGATATGGAAACTTTTCTGGCACTTTGTAACTGGCTAGAAGTACCACCTGCGGAGTTGTTTAGAACCTCAGAGGAGGATCAACTAGATACGCCTGAAGCGATCGCTATTCAACTCCGCGCTGACAAAAACCTCGATCCAGCGATCGCCAATGCTTTAGCATCCCTAGTTAAAGCAGCATACCGCGATCTCTCTCAAAATAATGGCGAATTGAAGCAAGATCCCTAAATATATGCCATTAATTCAAAGTCTCTCGCCGGAATTTAGGCAACGCTGTGAAGCGATCGCTACTGAAAAACGAAGCTTACTTCGAGTGCGATCGTTTGAGCCATTATCCGCAGACACTCTAGCAGCAAAGTTAGGAGCAACACTTTTTACGCCCGATCGGGTTCCAAATTTAGAGCCAGAGCAAGTAGCAGTATTACTTGCTAGCGATGGATGGTCAGCAGGGATTATACGCTATAACCCACTCTGGATTGTATACAACCCCCGTCATGCACCTGCACGGTATGAATCAAATCTGATGCATGAAATAGCTCATGTGTTGCTAGATCATAAGCCTGTTGGCTTTGATTCTGTTAGTGGACTACCGAAACGTAAACAAAATAACGAAGATGAAGCAACTTATCTAGGGGGATGCCTTCAAATTCCTAAACGTGGATTATTATGGGCGACACAACGAAAGATGCTATTATCTCAGATTACAGCACATTTTGGCGCTAGTGAAGCGATGGTGAAGTTTCGCAGCAATGTAACTGATGTGCCTATCAAATGCTAATACTTTACAATATCTGCTCTGCCAAAAAACAGAAGTTATTAAGAGTAACTAATAATTTTTACCTGAAACTGTAGTGATTTCGTCTATTTATATAAAATTAAAAACTGCTCTTGCCGAAAGTAGACAAGAGCAGTTTTTAATAACAAAGCCCAAAATAATAATTTAGGCATCTTCAAGTTCAAATTGAGCCACCGTAACAGCGTTAAAAGCGAAAGCTAAAACCAATGGCATCGGCGACTGAAACCAAAAGGTAAAAAGAACAGCTAAAATTGTCCCAATTACTGCGGACATCGACCACAATCTTTCTTCAAAGGTCAATCCCTTCTCAGCTTTAATCACTCTGAGAACATTCACTGGGATTGGTTCTGGCATTACCCCACCTGGCGGAAAAGCCCAGAAGTTGTTACGTCGCTCTACAAATAAATCTGTCCAGCCATTTTCTTGGCACCATGCCTCAATCCATTGAAGTGAGTAATGATTCATCATCGCGTTTCGGAGTTCAGTTTGTAGAAGTTGTGTACTCTGTGAATATAAACTCTTGGAGATTCCTAAATAACTAACTAATCACTATAAAATTAATCGCTAATTATCCAACTTTTAAGCTTTGTTAAGTAGTTGAGACGCATATAACTACGCTCAAACCTTACTTTCACTAATTAGAAGATTAGCAGTTGATGGAAGCTGTTTAATTTAAAAGACAATAAACTTTACTTGAAAGGTTGAAAGTCAAGAAATGTAAATAAGCAAGTGAGTATTACTGCTTAATCAAACTCTTGATATCTTAAAATTACAATCTAAAAATGAATAATTGTGAACAAACCAACAAGGATAGGCATAGCCCGTCTTAGACTTTGCTTTCTCCGGCTAAACTATTCCTTTATATTCTGCTAAAGCTTGTGTAGTGTCAAAAACAACTGCTAATTAATCAAATTATTGATATTGAGGACTAGGGCATATTTTCAAAATCTTTATATGCTAAGACGTAGGCGATCGCTATGTTGTCACGATCAACAGAAGAGGCTTAAGTAACGAACAGTGGGAGATATCATACCATTTCTGTTTGAAAGTTACGCAAAACTACACGCGATAGGGACAATTCACAAATTGCCCCTACCTGAGTATTAAAGTTTTGGCTATTGTTTGCATGAGTCCTGTCTGCGTCTGGAAAGGTTAAATATTTACTTTTAAACCGTACAGGCGCAGAGAACACAAAGCAAAAAAGAGATTTTTGGAGTTATCTTGAAAAGGCTACTACACATTGACAGAAGTAGCTAAATATGTACACAGATTTTCAGGCATTTAAGTTTGATTTTTTCACTATTAGCTAGCGATGCCTACGCTAGCCTGGAACAGCGAATTTAGTAATGCAGATGAAAGTCATTTTGTACAGTTCGTCAGTCCTTAATTTATTACATTTAATTACGTCTACCTACTTAAGCCATAATTTATTGTCTAGCCGAGCCTGATTTTTTCATTCCAGGTTGGTTTGGCGGAGTTGGGGAATTTGGCTGGCGACTAGTACGAAAAGTCACATTCACGCCTTCATTCGATTGCTCCAGAACCAGTAGAGGCGTGGGTTTAGCCTTTTGATCCCAATGCATAGTAGCAATCCGACCCTGAAGTGTTGGTTGCCAACTATCTTCATCTTCTATGGGACTTAGATAAGTTTCTATACAGTCAATAATTTGACTAATAGTCGCAGAAGTTGCTTGCGTCGGTAACTTCATTAGCCGGACTTGAATGCGAAACAGCACTCGTTTAGCAGAGTTCCCTGGACTCCCAGTTTCATACTCTACATCAAAAGTTTCATCTACTTGCCGTCCAGAGCTATTAGCAATTCCGACAGATCCTTGTTGGGCTTGATTTGGACGCAGAGCTTGAGTAACTTTATCTTTAATCTGAATCTTCACCTGATTAAGGATTGCAAAATGAAACACCTCCTCTGACATCCGCATTCGCAGATAATCTAGGTTAAAATCCCGTGAGTTGACCAAATCGGGATTAGTTTCCATTTTGCGAATCGTTTCCAGCGCCAGCTTAAACTTTTTCTCTAATTCTCGCGCCCGGAATTGTTCAAACTTAAGTTTTTTCTCCAGCTTATCCTTCTGGAGCTTACTATAGACAATTAAAGCAATCACCGCTAAAGCCAGTCCTCCAGAGGTTAACACCAATAATGGTGGTATTTGAGGATTACTTGCTGGCACTTCCTGGGTTGCTTTTTTAAGCTTTGGCACTGGGGATTGGGCAAGAAACATCGAAGTGAGCATGGTTGGAAACTGAAAAACTTGACTCCTGATGTTTAGGATGCCCAAATCTTCCATGCCATCTTGCTGTATGATTAATATTTTTAACAGCTTTTTACAAAACTCCCTATGTCCAGACATTTGAGCATCCCTGCCCTGTCTGAGGTTTCATCTACAAGCTTTAGCAATATTCGTCTGATATAGGATTCCTATTTGATTTTTGAAAAAGATTACGAGATAATACGCAAGAGTTTACAAGTGTAAGAGCAGACAATGATAAATCAGCATCTACAAACGGCAACACTACCTGGAGGAGTGGCAACTGCGATCGCTGAGTTACAAGATTTTATAGCAGCTTGTCGTGATGCCCGTGAGGCAAGAAAAGCTTTGGCAGTCAAATTGGTTTACCAAGATTACTTGTACGAAGAAATCCAAGCTATTTTAGATGTGTCTCTAGGCTCGATAACAGGCTGGAAACAAGCCTATGAGGAAGATGGAATTAATGGACTGTGCTTGAACTACAAAGGGAGAAAGAGCTACCTGAGTACTCAACAGCAAGAAGAAGTATTGAGTTGGCTGCAAACTAAAAACTGCTGGGAGCTAGGTGAACTAGAGTACAAATTAGCTTTTGAGTACGACGTAATTTATGAATCAAAGCAAAGTTACTACGACCTGTTTGATGCAGCAGGAATTAGCTGGAAGAAAACCACAAAATTAAATCCCAAAGCCGACGAGAATGCTGTCGCAGCAAAAAAAAAGAGATTGCAACACTGCTGGCAAACCACCGAGAGGAAATTGAAACAGGCTTATTGAGAGTGTTGCTGCTTGATGAATGCCATTTGCTATGGGGAGATTTAAGTGGATATGTTTGGGGGAAAACTGACCAAGAAATAGCAGTTCCAGTTGTGAACGAACGAGATAAACAGACATACTATGGAGCAGTTGACTATCTCGAACGAGAATTGCTACTAAAAGCCTACGATAGCGGAAATTCTAAAAATACTATTGATTACCTACAGTATTTGCTAGCTCACTCCCCCAACCAGCGATTGCTAATTTTGTGGGATGGCGCTAGTTATCACCGTTCCAACGAAGTTCGAGGCTTCTTAGATGAGGTAAATCTTGGTCTACCAGCCGAGCAATGGAAAATACACTGCGTTCGCTTTGCTCCTAATTGTCCAGAACAAAACCC
Protein-coding sequences here:
- a CDS encoding helix-turn-helix domain-containing protein, whose translation is MGSYLDIERLASLVRKKRGSRGLRETSAEIGNVSPSTLSRVESGKMPDMETFLALCNWLEVPPAELFRTSEEDQLDTPEAIAIQLRADKNLDPAIANALASLVKAAYRDLSQNNGELKQDP
- a CDS encoding ImmA/IrrE family metallo-endopeptidase codes for the protein MPLIQSLSPEFRQRCEAIATEKRSLLRVRSFEPLSADTLAAKLGATLFTPDRVPNLEPEQVAVLLASDGWSAGIIRYNPLWIVYNPRHAPARYESNLMHEIAHVLLDHKPVGFDSVSGLPKRKQNNEDEATYLGGCLQIPKRGLLWATQRKMLLSQITAHFGASEAMVKFRSNVTDVPIKC
- a CDS encoding IS630 family transposase (programmed frameshift), coding for MINQHLQTATLPGGVATAIAELQDFIAACRDAREARKALAVKLVYQDYLYEEIQAILDVSLGSITGWKQAYEEDGINGLCLNYKGRKSYLSTQQQEEVLSWLQTKNCWELGELEYKLAFEYDVIYESKQSYYDLFDAAGISWKKTTKLNPKADENAVAGKKKEIATLLANHREEIETGLLRVLLLDECHLLWGDLSGYVWGKTDQEIAVPVVNERDKQTYYGAVDYLERELLLKAYDSGNSKNTIDYLQYLLAHSPNQRLLILWDGASYHRSNEVRGFLDEVNLGLPAEQWKIHCVRFAPNCPEQNPIEDIWLQAKTWVRRFCALIPKFSHLKWMFEWFIRHTTFDFPTLQMYGVFSKIK